From the Oleiphilus messinensis genome, one window contains:
- the hemN gene encoding oxygen-independent coproporphyrinogen III oxidase, with the protein MAQITETHNDSNIIPLKSRTELLQKGWEWDDELIKRYNLSGPRYTSYPTAIQFTEGFNVSDCTRAAQYTQHADDPISLYVHIPFCAHICYYCACNKVITKRREKSQPYLDRLYQDIAQQAELYSGNRPVEQLHWGGGTPTFITQAQMRDLMACLNEHFNLINDGSQDYSIEIDPREANGSILETLRDIGFNRISLGVQDFNPAVQKAVNRIQSEVETREILKYGRDLGFKSINIDLIYGLPLQTRDTFQETLERVIEMSPDRLSVFNYAHMPSKFMPQRRIQEQDLPAPAEKLIILENTIRTLTSAGYRYIGMDHFAKPDDELSIAQDQGKLHRNFQGYTTHSHCDLVSMGVSAISQIGNCYYQNHHDLDTYLTTIDQQELPVKRGVWMTTDDSIRRNLIMQLICHFNVDIQKFEQQNNIVFSEYFSSELKRLQSMEKDGLLTATPEKITIEPAGRLLIRAVCQVFDAYIPQDNITTGFSRII; encoded by the coding sequence ATGGCACAAATTACCGAAACACATAATGACTCTAATATTATCCCGCTCAAATCCCGAACTGAACTTCTGCAAAAAGGCTGGGAATGGGATGATGAGCTGATCAAACGTTACAATTTGTCCGGTCCACGCTATACATCCTACCCAACGGCGATTCAGTTTACCGAGGGCTTCAATGTCAGTGATTGTACCCGGGCAGCCCAATATACCCAACACGCTGATGACCCGATTTCTCTGTATGTTCACATCCCGTTTTGTGCCCATATCTGTTACTACTGCGCCTGCAATAAAGTCATCACCAAACGGCGGGAAAAATCCCAACCTTATCTTGACCGCCTCTACCAGGACATTGCTCAGCAAGCGGAGCTTTATTCTGGCAATCGGCCAGTAGAACAACTGCATTGGGGCGGCGGTACGCCAACCTTCATCACCCAAGCTCAAATGCGGGATTTGATGGCATGCCTTAATGAACACTTCAATCTTATCAATGATGGATCACAGGATTATTCAATCGAAATTGATCCTCGAGAAGCCAATGGTTCAATTTTAGAAACACTCAGAGACATCGGATTCAATCGAATCAGTCTCGGAGTCCAGGACTTTAACCCCGCAGTTCAAAAAGCCGTAAACAGAATTCAAAGTGAAGTGGAAACCCGTGAAATCCTGAAATATGGGCGTGACTTGGGCTTTAAATCCATCAATATTGATTTAATTTATGGCCTCCCCTTGCAAACAAGGGATACATTTCAAGAGACGCTTGAGCGTGTAATTGAAATGTCCCCGGACCGCTTGTCTGTTTTTAATTACGCACACATGCCCTCCAAGTTCATGCCGCAACGCAGAATTCAGGAACAAGACCTCCCTGCTCCGGCGGAAAAACTGATTATTCTTGAGAATACGATCCGGACCCTGACCTCTGCCGGTTACCGCTACATTGGCATGGATCATTTCGCGAAACCGGATGATGAACTTTCCATAGCACAGGATCAAGGTAAACTACACCGGAATTTTCAAGGGTACACAACCCATAGCCATTGTGACCTGGTCAGCATGGGCGTTTCAGCAATCAGTCAGATTGGTAACTGCTACTACCAGAATCATCACGACCTGGACACCTATTTAACTACAATTGACCAACAAGAACTTCCGGTTAAGCGCGGCGTATGGATGACTACAGATGACTCGATCCGTCGTAATTTAATCATGCAGTTGATTTGTCATTTCAATGTTGATATTCAAAAATTTGAACAACAGAACAACATCGTTTTTTCAGAATATTTCAGTTCTGAACTGAAACGATTACAAAGTATGGAAAAAGATGGGCTCTTAACTGCCACACCAGAGAAGATCACGATTGAGCCAGCTGGCAGGTTGTTAATCCGGGCAGTGTGTCAGGTTTTCGATGCCTATATACCGCAAGACAACATTACCACTGGTTTTTCAAGAATCATCTAA
- a CDS encoding sulfite exporter TauE/SafE family protein has translation MNSFDYPYFAALLIGLMGASHCIAMCGGISSALSLSIKSGEGYTARQIQTLLLYNTGRLLSYGAMGLLVGIVTYSSVTIWAESLQWLRILAGTMLICMGLYVARIWLGLLKLEKAGSLIWQHLEPFGKRVFPPKTALQTLLLGSIWGWLPCGLVYSTLIYASAQASPWQASGVMLCFGLGTLPAVIGTGLFAQQLNKLKAHPHFSQLMGLILIGLGLWTLPIPYTKFF, from the coding sequence ATGAACAGTTTTGATTATCCCTATTTCGCCGCACTTTTGATTGGCCTGATGGGGGCGAGCCATTGCATCGCCATGTGTGGTGGTATCTCAAGTGCTCTCAGCCTCAGTATAAAAAGCGGAGAGGGTTATACCGCACGGCAAATCCAGACCCTTCTTCTTTACAATACTGGACGCTTGCTTAGCTATGGCGCAATGGGTCTCCTGGTCGGCATTGTCACTTATTCCTCGGTGACAATATGGGCCGAGTCGTTACAGTGGTTGCGTATTTTAGCTGGAACGATGTTGATCTGCATGGGGTTATACGTCGCCCGTATCTGGCTTGGATTACTCAAGCTGGAAAAGGCTGGCAGCTTGATATGGCAACACCTGGAACCATTCGGGAAACGGGTATTTCCGCCCAAAACAGCACTTCAAACACTGCTTTTAGGCAGCATTTGGGGATGGTTGCCTTGCGGGCTGGTGTACAGCACATTGATTTACGCAAGCGCGCAAGCCTCACCCTGGCAAGCCTCAGGCGTGATGCTCTGTTTTGGCTTAGGAACATTACCTGCGGTGATCGGCACAGGACTGTTTGCACAACAATTAAACAAACTAAAAGCCCACCCCCATTTCAGTCAACTAATGGGATTGATTTTGATCGGGCTGGGTCTTTGGACCTTGCCCATCCCCTACACCAAATTTTTCTAA
- a CDS encoding cbb3-type cytochrome oxidase subunit 3: MDINTVRGISTILVMIAFIGVCLWAYSSRRKSQFDEASNLPFDDDDIDARTLKNSEKKDHE; this comes from the coding sequence ATGGATATTAATACTGTACGAGGCATATCAACAATACTGGTCATGATTGCATTCATCGGTGTTTGTTTGTGGGCCTATAGCTCTCGACGCAAATCACAATTTGATGAGGCATCGAATCTACCATTTGATGATGACGACATTGACGCTCGTACCCTGAAAAATTCGGAGAAGAAAGACCATGAGTGA
- the ccoS gene encoding cbb3-type cytochrome oxidase assembly protein CcoS codes for MEILYVLIPISLTIIAVAIWFFGWAIRSGQFDDLEGPAHQILFDDDEHMIPDSAKPAKPQQSTPNNESTNSGLSPDTSTHTER; via the coding sequence ATGGAAATACTATACGTTCTCATCCCGATTTCACTGACTATTATCGCTGTCGCAATCTGGTTTTTTGGCTGGGCTATCAGATCCGGGCAGTTCGACGACCTGGAGGGTCCAGCGCATCAGATTCTATTCGATGATGACGAGCATATGATTCCAGACTCCGCGAAACCAGCCAAACCACAACAGAGTACTCCAAACAACGAATCTACAAACTCCGGGCTCTCACCTGACACATCCACACACACAGAAAGATGA
- the ccoN gene encoding cytochrome-c oxidase, cbb3-type subunit I, with protein sequence MSTGNDNTTYNYKVVRQFAIMTVVWGIVGMAAGVFIAAQLVWPQLNFDTAWLSFGRLRPLHTNAVIFAFGGSALFATSYYIVQRTSQARLFSDTLASFTFWGWQAVIVAAAITLPMGFTSAKEYAELEWPIDIAITLVWVSYAVVFFGTIMRRKTKHIYVANWFLGAFIIMVAILHLGNNMEIPVTMWKSYSIYAGTIDAMIQWWYGHNAVGFFLTAGFLGMMYYFVPKQAGRPVYSYRLSIVHFWALISIYVWAGAHHLHYSALPDWAQSAGMVMSLILLAPSWGGMINGMMTLSGAWHKLRTDPILRFLVVSLSFYGMSTFEGPMMSIKTVNALSHNTDWTVGHVHSGALGWVAMISIGSMYHLIPKLFGLRSMYSTAMINLHFWLATIGTVLYIASMWVNGIMQGLMWRAVNTDGTLTYSFVESVEASHQGYFVRVIGGAIFLLGMLIMAVNVYLTVKQKDAVAMDNVPQTA encoded by the coding sequence ATGAGCACAGGAAACGACAATACTACATACAACTATAAGGTGGTAAGACAATTTGCCATTATGACTGTTGTGTGGGGAATTGTTGGCATGGCTGCAGGGGTGTTTATCGCCGCACAGCTTGTTTGGCCACAGCTTAACTTTGATACAGCATGGTTAAGCTTCGGTCGCCTTCGCCCCTTACACACTAATGCAGTAATATTTGCGTTTGGCGGTAGTGCATTATTTGCTACATCGTATTACATCGTACAACGTACGTCACAAGCGCGTTTATTCTCGGATACTCTCGCGTCATTCACCTTCTGGGGCTGGCAAGCAGTCATCGTAGCCGCAGCAATTACGCTGCCAATGGGCTTCACCTCAGCTAAAGAATACGCTGAACTGGAATGGCCAATTGACATTGCCATTACATTGGTCTGGGTTTCATACGCTGTCGTTTTCTTCGGCACAATCATGCGTCGCAAGACCAAACATATCTACGTCGCTAACTGGTTCCTGGGTGCCTTCATTATCATGGTTGCCATTCTACACCTTGGCAATAATATGGAAATTCCAGTAACCATGTGGAAGTCCTACTCCATCTATGCGGGTACGATTGATGCGATGATTCAATGGTGGTACGGTCATAATGCGGTTGGCTTCTTCCTGACGGCAGGCTTCCTGGGCATGATGTATTACTTCGTCCCGAAACAAGCGGGCCGTCCGGTATACTCTTACCGCCTGTCTATTGTCCACTTCTGGGCTTTGATTTCCATTTACGTATGGGCTGGCGCACACCACTTACACTACAGCGCATTACCTGACTGGGCGCAAAGCGCTGGTATGGTCATGTCACTGATTCTGCTGGCACCGTCCTGGGGCGGCATGATCAACGGTATGATGACGCTATCCGGCGCATGGCATAAACTCCGTACTGATCCAATTCTGCGATTCCTGGTTGTTTCTCTGTCCTTCTACGGCATGTCCACTTTTGAAGGCCCGATGATGTCAATCAAAACCGTAAACGCACTGTCTCACAACACGGACTGGACAGTGGGCCACGTACACTCCGGCGCGCTGGGTTGGGTTGCCATGATTTCTATTGGCTCCATGTATCACCTGATTCCAAAACTGTTTGGTCTGCGCAGCATGTACAGCACTGCAATGATCAACCTGCACTTCTGGCTGGCTACAATCGGTACCGTATTGTACATCGCCTCAATGTGGGTAAACGGTATTATGCAAGGCTTGATGTGGCGAGCGGTCAATACCGACGGAACCCTAACCTACAGCTTTGTTGAGTCAGTAGAAGCCAGTCATCAAGGTTACTTTGTCCGTGTAATCGGTGGTGCGATCTTCCTGCTCGGTATGCTGATTATGGCAGTTAATGTCTATCTGACAGTAAAACAGAAAGATGCTGTCGCTATGGACAACGTGCCTCAGACAGCATAA
- the ccoO gene encoding cytochrome-c oxidase, cbb3-type subunit II produces the protein MNHEIVEKNLGLMIILTIVAISFGGLVEIVPLFFSKKLNEPIAGLKPLNAIQLEGRDIYIREGCHVCHTQMIRPFRAETERYGHYTVAGEHVYEHPFLWGSKRTGPDLARVGGRYSDDWHRAHLYNPRNVVPESIMPSYPWLFKDKVDHKLTPKKMEALRKVGVPYTDEDIAGASAAVEGHKEIDALVAYLQQLGTILPTKR, from the coding sequence ATGAATCATGAAATAGTTGAAAAGAACCTTGGCCTGATGATCATTCTGACCATCGTGGCAATCAGCTTTGGTGGATTGGTTGAAATCGTTCCATTGTTTTTCTCGAAAAAACTAAATGAACCAATTGCAGGCCTCAAGCCACTGAACGCGATTCAACTGGAAGGTCGGGACATCTACATTCGGGAAGGCTGTCACGTGTGCCACACCCAGATGATCCGTCCTTTCCGAGCGGAAACAGAGCGTTATGGTCACTACACAGTGGCGGGCGAACACGTTTACGAACACCCATTCCTGTGGGGTTCCAAGCGTACTGGTCCGGACCTGGCTCGTGTTGGTGGGCGCTACAGTGACGATTGGCACCGTGCTCACCTTTACAACCCACGTAACGTAGTACCAGAGTCCATCATGCCATCTTATCCTTGGCTGTTTAAAGACAAGGTTGACCATAAATTAACACCGAAAAAGATGGAAGCATTACGAAAAGTTGGCGTCCCGTATACTGATGAAGATATTGCCGGTGCATCTGCAGCAGTTGAAGGACACAAAGAAATTGACGCGCTGGTTGCCTACCTGCAGCAACTGGGTACCATTTTGCCAACCAAGCGGTAA
- a CDS encoding heavy metal translocating P-type ATPase: MSGPEAAGMRPEDSQTPTSEKDLTCYHCQLPIPDDLNLKTEHDGKQLRFCCLGCQAVAETILGTGLTAFYQYRNEKLTKPELLETHKKEELHLYDREDISKEFTEIVEERIDGEFTKCVKTRIYVEGITCAACVWLLEQHLNQQNGVVQFKINHSTQIATAIWNPELTRFSDLLIAIHGIGYSAKPYQANEIDELQQKQQKQAIFRLGVAGIGTMQNMMLAIPLYVGALSGISEEFLILFRWVSLLVATPVVLYSAKPFFEAALRDLKTRHLTMDVPVSLAIGCAYLASAWVTLFGGAEVYFDSVCMFTFFLLLGRFFEMRTRFKSTLGIRKLQQLLPTSATRIAPDGTEHVIAAKEVKIGDILHIKQGDTAPCDGTVSEGSSSFDESALTGEFIPVSKKAGDTVLAGTINVEQTISICASKEANHSRISAILDILQDALQHKPPLARQADKIASYFVAGVLLVATAVAVYWGLNDPDHAFAITLSVLVITCPCALSLATPTTLTAATDKLREIGLLIVKGHAIETLAKTNHIVLDKTGTLTEGKLTLKKIKTWENGVTDTEILDVVGALERHSNHPIASVFRTFGKHPASQVQIVNGQGVEGVYQSTRYRIGNQRFISDWHPSAATKNDQSDESASHLIEVYLASEKEFLATIFLDDNIRKDAVPVIRALHTQRIKTYILSGDRLEVVQPLADQLGIENYKAEASPEDKLNFLKALQSEHNIVTMVGDGINDVPVMAGANVSVAMGNARDFTKVNADSILMNNDLACLEQSIHVSRKSQQIISQNLAWALSYNILALPMAVMGMIPPYLAALGMSLSSLIVVINALRVKR; the protein is encoded by the coding sequence ATGTCAGGTCCCGAGGCAGCGGGCATGCGCCCGGAAGACAGCCAGACTCCAACCAGCGAAAAGGATCTAACCTGCTATCATTGCCAGTTGCCGATTCCAGATGACCTGAATCTGAAAACTGAACATGATGGCAAGCAACTTCGATTCTGTTGTCTGGGCTGTCAAGCGGTCGCTGAAACAATTCTGGGTACTGGCCTTACCGCATTTTACCAATACCGGAACGAAAAACTCACCAAGCCCGAGCTGCTCGAAACCCACAAAAAAGAAGAACTCCATTTATATGATCGGGAGGATATCAGTAAGGAATTTACAGAAATCGTTGAGGAACGTATAGACGGCGAATTCACCAAATGCGTCAAGACTCGTATCTATGTTGAGGGCATCACCTGTGCAGCCTGCGTGTGGCTTCTGGAACAGCATCTAAATCAGCAGAATGGCGTAGTCCAGTTCAAGATTAATCACAGCACCCAAATCGCAACAGCTATATGGAACCCGGAGTTGACTCGGTTCAGTGATCTACTGATTGCCATTCACGGCATCGGCTACAGCGCCAAGCCTTATCAAGCCAACGAAATCGATGAACTGCAACAAAAACAACAAAAACAAGCCATATTCCGCCTTGGTGTAGCCGGCATCGGTACCATGCAGAATATGATGCTCGCCATCCCGCTCTACGTCGGTGCATTGAGCGGCATTTCCGAGGAGTTTCTCATTCTGTTCCGCTGGGTTAGCCTGTTGGTTGCCACACCGGTAGTCCTGTATTCAGCAAAACCGTTTTTCGAAGCGGCTTTGCGAGACCTTAAAACCCGCCACCTGACAATGGATGTCCCGGTTTCCCTCGCGATCGGCTGTGCATACCTAGCAAGTGCCTGGGTTACACTATTTGGGGGGGCGGAAGTCTATTTTGATTCAGTCTGTATGTTTACATTTTTTCTGCTTTTGGGCCGCTTTTTCGAAATGCGTACCCGATTCAAAAGCACACTTGGAATTCGCAAACTGCAGCAATTGCTTCCTACCTCCGCAACCCGTATTGCCCCTGATGGCACAGAGCACGTAATCGCTGCCAAGGAAGTTAAAATTGGTGACATTTTACACATCAAGCAAGGTGACACCGCCCCCTGTGATGGCACGGTTTCAGAAGGAAGTAGCAGCTTCGATGAATCAGCCTTAACCGGTGAGTTCATTCCAGTTAGCAAAAAAGCTGGGGACACAGTACTGGCCGGCACCATCAACGTCGAACAAACCATTTCCATTTGCGCAAGCAAGGAAGCAAACCACAGCCGAATTTCTGCCATCCTCGATATTCTACAGGATGCACTCCAGCATAAACCCCCTCTCGCACGGCAAGCAGACAAAATTGCCAGCTATTTTGTCGCGGGCGTACTTCTGGTAGCAACAGCTGTGGCAGTTTACTGGGGTTTAAACGACCCGGATCACGCATTCGCAATTACACTCTCTGTTCTGGTGATAACATGCCCCTGTGCACTGTCTCTGGCCACCCCGACGACACTGACGGCCGCAACAGATAAACTGAGAGAAATCGGGCTCTTGATTGTGAAGGGACATGCAATTGAGACGCTCGCAAAAACCAACCATATCGTCCTCGATAAAACAGGAACCTTAACTGAAGGCAAGCTCACCCTGAAAAAAATCAAGACCTGGGAAAATGGAGTTACGGACACAGAGATACTGGATGTCGTTGGTGCACTGGAGCGACATTCTAACCACCCTATCGCATCCGTTTTCAGGACATTCGGGAAACATCCAGCTTCACAAGTGCAAATTGTAAACGGTCAGGGTGTTGAAGGCGTTTACCAGAGCACCCGCTACAGGATTGGTAACCAGCGCTTCATTTCTGATTGGCACCCATCTGCTGCGACAAAAAATGATCAGTCAGATGAGTCAGCATCACACCTGATCGAGGTGTATCTGGCATCGGAAAAGGAGTTCCTCGCAACAATTTTTCTTGATGACAACATTAGAAAAGATGCTGTCCCAGTCATTCGCGCTCTCCATACACAAAGAATAAAAACATATATTCTAAGCGGTGATCGACTCGAAGTCGTTCAGCCTTTAGCCGATCAATTGGGTATCGAGAATTACAAAGCAGAAGCTAGCCCGGAAGACAAATTGAACTTCCTAAAAGCGCTTCAGTCTGAACATAACATTGTCACCATGGTTGGGGACGGGATAAATGATGTGCCCGTGATGGCCGGTGCTAACGTTTCTGTCGCAATGGGAAATGCCCGAGACTTCACCAAAGTTAACGCCGACTCCATTTTAATGAACAATGACCTGGCCTGCCTTGAGCAGAGCATTCATGTCTCGCGGAAAAGCCAGCAAATTATCTCCCAGAATCTGGCTTGGGCACTTTCATACAACATTCTTGCATTGCCGATGGCTGTTATGGGGATGATTCCACCCTATCTCGCAGCGCTTGGCATGTCACTCAGCTCACTGATTGTGGTTATCAATGCACTCAGAGTTAAAAGGTAG
- a CDS encoding FixH family protein: protein MTSSSNAPRPWYKQFWPWFLIGIPFASIVYSMFMIYFALTSQNELVNDEYYKDGLAINMNISKDMKAAELGIQAKVSSDSGINEIQVHLMEMPPEQYSDIALSLEHPTLAKLDYRTTLLPLDKQTFIAEIPEKFEGKRYITLTSEAGGWQLKGVIAFPSDTPVVLVSQFQ, encoded by the coding sequence ATGACATCCAGCAGTAACGCTCCCCGTCCTTGGTACAAACAGTTTTGGCCCTGGTTCCTGATCGGCATACCATTTGCTTCGATCGTTTACAGCATGTTCATGATTTACTTCGCCCTGACCAGTCAGAACGAGTTGGTCAACGATGAATACTACAAAGATGGCCTGGCAATAAACATGAACATCTCCAAGGATATGAAAGCAGCGGAATTGGGCATCCAGGCAAAAGTATCGAGCGATAGCGGTATTAATGAGATTCAAGTCCATCTTATGGAAATGCCACCTGAGCAATATTCCGACATTGCCTTGTCGCTTGAGCACCCGACTCTGGCCAAGCTCGATTATCGCACCACCTTGTTGCCGCTTGACAAGCAAACATTTATTGCTGAAATTCCGGAAAAATTCGAGGGTAAACGCTATATCACACTGACTTCTGAAGCCGGTGGATGGCAATTGAAAGGTGTAATCGCGTTTCCTTCTGACACACCAGTTGTACTGGTCAGTCAATTTCAATAA
- the ccoG gene encoding cytochrome c oxidase accessory protein CcoG — protein sequence MSNNASNSENVSSVTKIPTQDITDSNQAGLSADTPPKPQTIELYASRKKIYVKEIQGFFQRIRSISLWLLMGSYFLLCWINVNGQPLIHFDLPERKFHLFGTTFWPQDFILLSWLLIICAFGLFFITTLFGRMWCGYTCPQTAWTFVFMWIEERIEGSRNQRIKLDKAPNSTNKLLKKSLKHGAWLFVALATGLTFVGYFYPIRELVPDLFTFTVSSGWAYFWIAFFTLATYINAGWMREQVCLYMCPYARFQSVMFDQDTLTVSYDYQRGEPRGKRKKSADPVSSGLGHCVDCGMCVQVCPTGIDIRDGLQYECIGCALCVDACDQIMDKMNYPRGLISYATEKALEGSESHLVRPKSIGYLTALVLMVLAVVYSIATRIPLELDVIRDRGALYYTTPKGFIENTYTLKIVNMADTLREFDVTVEGLPGGFISTTTRVTIQSGEVASVPISVETDPANLKSTSHEITFYATAVDNPDTVADSDSRFLGPPPLL from the coding sequence ATGTCCAACAATGCTTCTAACTCAGAAAATGTGTCTTCGGTAACAAAAATACCGACACAAGACATAACAGACTCCAATCAAGCCGGGCTATCTGCAGATACGCCCCCAAAACCACAAACGATTGAGCTCTATGCCAGTCGGAAGAAGATTTACGTAAAAGAAATTCAAGGTTTCTTCCAAAGAATCCGCAGTATCTCGCTTTGGCTGCTTATGGGCAGTTATTTCCTGCTTTGCTGGATTAATGTCAACGGCCAGCCATTGATTCATTTTGATTTACCAGAACGAAAATTTCATTTGTTTGGCACCACCTTCTGGCCTCAGGATTTTATCTTACTCTCCTGGCTCCTTATCATATGCGCCTTTGGTCTATTTTTTATCACGACACTCTTTGGCCGAATGTGGTGTGGTTACACCTGCCCTCAAACCGCTTGGACTTTCGTTTTCATGTGGATTGAAGAACGCATCGAAGGTAGTCGAAACCAACGAATTAAGTTGGACAAAGCGCCTAACTCCACAAACAAGTTGTTGAAGAAATCCCTCAAACATGGGGCATGGCTGTTCGTAGCGCTTGCAACAGGCTTAACATTTGTAGGCTACTTTTATCCGATTCGAGAGCTGGTTCCCGACCTGTTTACGTTTACAGTAAGCAGCGGTTGGGCCTATTTCTGGATCGCCTTTTTTACCCTGGCAACTTACATTAATGCAGGCTGGATGCGGGAGCAAGTCTGTTTGTACATGTGCCCCTATGCACGCTTCCAGTCCGTAATGTTCGATCAGGATACACTCACCGTGAGCTATGACTACCAGCGGGGGGAGCCACGAGGAAAGCGTAAAAAGAGCGCGGATCCCGTGAGCAGTGGACTGGGACATTGTGTGGACTGTGGAATGTGCGTACAGGTTTGCCCGACCGGAATAGATATACGCGACGGCCTCCAGTACGAATGCATTGGCTGCGCACTCTGTGTCGATGCCTGCGATCAGATCATGGACAAAATGAACTATCCACGTGGGCTGATCAGCTACGCGACCGAAAAAGCGCTTGAAGGTAGCGAAAGTCACTTGGTGCGCCCAAAATCCATCGGCTATCTGACGGCTTTGGTGCTTATGGTTCTCGCCGTCGTCTACTCCATCGCGACTCGCATACCGCTGGAGCTGGACGTAATTCGGGATCGGGGTGCACTTTACTACACCACTCCCAAGGGCTTTATTGAAAACACTTATACGCTCAAAATCGTCAATATGGCCGATACTCTGCGCGAATTTGATGTCACAGTTGAAGGACTTCCTGGTGGTTTTATCTCCACCACAACCCGAGTTACCATTCAATCTGGTGAAGTGGCATCAGTGCCTATTAGCGTTGAAACCGACCCGGCAAACCTGAAATCAACCAGTCATGAAATCACATTCTATGCCACCGCAGTCGATAATCCTGACACCGTTGCAGATTCGGACAGCCGCTTCCTTGGCCCACCCCCATTGCTTTAA
- the ccoP gene encoding cytochrome-c oxidase, cbb3-type subunit III codes for MSEDLSTFWSLWISVIVLGSIFGSWWLLYATRKSQTTDTETEKTMGHTFDGIEELDNPLPKWWFYMFISTIIFALAYCVLYPTLGNFQGILGWSSANQHEREVQEATEKFGPIFAKHSTTPIAELSKNPEAIQIGQRLFANNCSLCHGSTARGSFGFPNLTDNDWLYGGSPDKIKETILVGRNGNMPAKGLKPDMTEAELLDVVNYILSFSDRSDDSASAERGGQMFQQACAACHGPDAKGNQALGAPNLTDGVWLYGGTARQIKYTIEHGRAGVMPAHKDLLGEDKVHILAAYIYSLSNK; via the coding sequence ATGAGTGAAGATTTAAGTACCTTCTGGAGCTTGTGGATAAGTGTAATTGTACTGGGAAGCATTTTTGGGTCCTGGTGGCTACTTTACGCTACACGCAAAAGTCAAACGACTGATACAGAAACTGAAAAAACAATGGGCCATACCTTCGATGGCATCGAAGAACTGGACAACCCATTACCTAAATGGTGGTTTTATATGTTTATTTCCACCATCATTTTCGCGCTCGCTTATTGCGTTCTGTACCCGACCCTCGGTAACTTCCAGGGGATATTGGGCTGGAGCTCCGCGAATCAACATGAGCGGGAAGTTCAAGAAGCGACAGAAAAATTTGGTCCTATATTTGCCAAGCACAGCACCACGCCAATCGCAGAGCTTTCGAAGAATCCGGAAGCCATTCAGATTGGCCAGCGTTTGTTTGCAAACAACTGCTCCTTATGTCATGGCTCAACAGCCCGCGGAAGTTTCGGCTTTCCAAATTTGACTGATAATGACTGGTTGTATGGCGGCTCTCCCGACAAAATCAAAGAAACCATCTTGGTTGGTCGAAATGGCAACATGCCTGCAAAAGGACTGAAGCCTGATATGACTGAAGCCGAACTGCTCGATGTCGTTAATTATATTCTTTCCTTTAGTGATCGATCAGACGATTCTGCATCAGCCGAACGAGGCGGACAAATGTTTCAGCAGGCATGTGCTGCGTGTCATGGCCCGGATGCCAAAGGAAACCAGGCTTTGGGAGCACCGAATCTGACAGATGGTGTTTGGCTCTACGGTGGCACAGCACGCCAGATCAAATATACGATCGAACATGGCCGTGCTGGTGTGATGCCTGCACACAAAGACTTGCTCGGAGAAGACAAAGTTCACATTTTGGCAGCGTATATCTACAGCCTGTCCAACAAGTAA